The genome window ACGTCCGATACGTGGCCTCCCTGGGCATGCTGGCCGGGCACATCGGCCGCAAGGGCGGCGGCGTGCACTTCGGTTTTCCCTCTAGCCGCAACTTCAAGAAATGGTGGGCCGAGACCGAGCAGCCCGCGCCTGCGGAACGCCGGGAAATGCTCGTCTTCGACCTGGCAAACGAATTGCGCAGGGCGGACCCGCCCGTGGAATTCGCCTTTATCGACGGCGTGAACGCGGCCACCCAGCTCCCGGATTCCCTGGGCGTGGCCGCCGAGCTGGAACGCATCCCCTTCGTGGTCTGCATGGAGGGATACATGACCGACACGGCCCGGGCAGCGGACCTGATCCTGCCGCCCGCATACATGTTCGAACGCGACGAGGTGGCCGGTTCCTGGCTGCACAACTTCGTCCAGTACTCGCGCCAGGCCGTGGAGCCGCCCAACCAGTGCCGGGACATCTACGACGTGCTGGCCGACCTGGGAGCGCGCCTGGCCTCGCCCGTGTGCTTCCCCAACCGGGGCCGCTGCATTTCCTCGTCCCTGGAGGATTCCGGCATCAGCCTCGAGGAACTGAGCGAAAAGGGCTTTGCACGCGGGCACTGGCCCATGGTGGCCTATGAAGGCATGCGTTTTGACACCCCGGACCGCAAGTTCCTGTTCCCGGAGGCCCTTTCCCCTATCCCGGACCGCGACCCGGACTTTCCCCTGCAGCTGCTCTCCCTGGTGCAGGGCAAGTACCTGCAGTCGCAGCTTCCCGAAGCGGACCAGCGCGGCGTCCCAACGGTGCAGATTTCCCCGCACAGCCCGGCCTGGGATTTCCTGGACCTGAACCGGGACGTCTACCTTGCCAGCCCGCTGGGGAGCATGCAGGTCCGGGTGGAGCCGGACGACACACTGCACCCCGAGGCCGTGGTCCTGCGCCGGGGCGGCTGGACCCGGTTCGGCCGCAATCCCAACGCCGTGATCCAGGCCCGCTCCACTGACATGGGTGAAAACTCGGCCTACTACAGTCA of Salidesulfovibrio onnuriiensis contains these proteins:
- a CDS encoding molybdopterin-dependent oxidoreductase yields the protein MKVITACTLDCPDTCSCIVDTEKRTVSGNPDHPITKGVVCGKVKNFFGRLDASERITEPLLRKDGSFVPVGWDEALDLCAKKIDALRTSPEKILHMRGYGYRGIFAHASSAFFRALGSSTIRGSICDGAGTEAMTRCCGSLMANDPEDLFHARRIVNWGRDLSRSSIHTGLIVREARKRGVEVLTISVGGDGNDAFSDETITIRPGTDRFLAAAVIKLYLESGLLDSGVIARTSNWPVFRGLVESLSLDELCAACGLCAEDVEVLFDWYEQPGAVATLVGWGMQRYVNGGENVRYVASLGMLAGHIGRKGGGVHFGFPSSRNFKKWWAETEQPAPAERREMLVFDLANELRRADPPVEFAFIDGVNAATQLPDSLGVAAELERIPFVVCMEGYMTDTARAADLILPPAYMFERDEVAGSWLHNFVQYSRQAVEPPNQCRDIYDVLADLGARLASPVCFPNRGRCISSSLEDSGISLEELSEKGFARGHWPMVAYEGMRFDTPDRKFLFPEALSPIPDRDPDFPLQLLSLVQGKYLQSQLPEADQRGVPTVQISPHSPAWDFLDLNRDVYLASPLGSMQVRVEPDDTLHPEAVVLRRGGWTRFGRNPNAVIQARSTDMGENSAYYSQPVRLENR